In one window of Massilibacterium senegalense DNA:
- the panF gene encoding sodium/pantothenate symporter, protein MNVGVIVPLIIYLLAMFAVGIYASRHVKKAPQFLQEYFLGGRELGGLLLAMTIVTTFSSASSFIGGPGTAYTVGLGWVLLSMTQLVTGYFTLSVLGKKFAIVARKIEAVTIIDFLKARYESKWVVILSAISIVLFLFAAMAAQWIGGGRLIESITNLPYQVSLFIFVLAVLVYVTIGGFRAVAITDLIQGIIMFFGTIIIFVAVVYAGGGIESIVDTLKQENPNLITPFGADGTLSKAFVSSFWILVGIGVVGVPQVVVKAMTYKDSKAMHQAIIIGTVMIGFIMLGMHLIGVFARAIMPGIEVGDTVMPLITLKVLPDWLAGIVLAAPMAAIMSTVSSLLLMISSTIIKDVYISYIKPDISDRQIKHITMIITAILGLAVFFFVLQPPNLLIWLNLYSFGGLEAAFIWPIVLGLYWKRGNKYGAIASMLVGVLSFILLSLYYPRPLGMHPVVPAILFSFVAYVTISLLTSHKMKEQQERIIEKFWYVS, encoded by the coding sequence ATGAATGTTGGTGTCATTGTTCCACTTATCATTTATTTACTAGCGATGTTTGCCGTTGGAATTTATGCCTCGCGTCATGTTAAAAAAGCGCCGCAATTTTTGCAAGAATATTTTCTTGGTGGTCGTGAATTAGGTGGCTTATTATTGGCGATGACGATTGTTACAACATTTAGTAGTGCTTCTAGTTTTATCGGTGGTCCTGGTACCGCTTATACAGTCGGGCTTGGATGGGTGCTACTTTCGATGACACAACTAGTGACAGGTTATTTTACATTAAGTGTATTAGGAAAAAAATTTGCGATTGTTGCCCGAAAAATTGAAGCAGTCACGATTATTGATTTTTTAAAAGCTCGTTATGAAAGCAAATGGGTGGTTATTTTATCGGCTATTAGTATTGTATTATTTTTATTTGCCGCGATGGCAGCACAATGGATTGGTGGTGGTCGCCTTATTGAATCGATTACCAATTTACCGTATCAAGTTAGTTTATTTATTTTTGTATTAGCTGTTTTAGTGTATGTGACCATTGGTGGGTTTCGAGCAGTTGCGATTACAGATTTAATTCAAGGAATTATTATGTTTTTTGGTACAATCATTATTTTTGTTGCGGTTGTTTATGCTGGTGGTGGCATAGAATCCATTGTAGATACGTTAAAACAAGAAAATCCTAATTTAATTACGCCATTTGGAGCTGATGGTACATTATCAAAGGCATTTGTTTCATCTTTCTGGATTTTAGTTGGAATAGGTGTCGTTGGTGTACCACAAGTGGTCGTAAAAGCGATGACGTATAAAGATTCTAAAGCGATGCATCAAGCTATTATTATCGGAACGGTGATGATTGGATTTATTATGCTTGGTATGCATCTAATAGGTGTTTTTGCTCGTGCGATTATGCCGGGAATTGAAGTCGGAGATACAGTAATGCCGCTTATTACGTTAAAAGTATTACCAGATTGGTTAGCGGGAATCGTACTAGCTGCTCCCATGGCTGCTATTATGTCGACTGTTAGTTCCTTGTTGTTAATGATTAGTTCTACTATTATAAAAGATGTATATATTAGTTACATTAAACCAGATATTTCAGATCGACAAATCAAACATATTACGATGATAATTACCGCTATTTTAGGTTTAGCTGTATTTTTCTTCGTTTTACAACCGCCTAATTTATTAATTTGGTTAAACTTATATTCTTTTGGTGGACTTGAGGCAGCATTTATTTGGCCAATTGTACTTGGACTATATTGGAAAAGGGGAAATAAATACGGAGCGATTGCCTCAATGCTCGTAGGGGTGTTAAGTTTTATTTTATTAAGTTTGTATTATCCTCGTCCATTAGGTATGCACCCAGTCGTCCCAGCTATTTTATTCTCTTTCGTTGCGTATGTGACGATTAGTTTATTGACGAGTCATAAAATGAAAGAGCAACAAGAACGGATAATCGAAAAGTTTTGGTATGTATCATAA
- a CDS encoding YhdT family protein — translation MEKEKRIDPRYKVANKEAMIGIVLAIANFVWWYGFGYGLGERKVEDYTYIFGLPDWFFYSCVVGFIVFSFIVTVVVKLFFKEVPFEEGGDKK, via the coding sequence ATGGAAAAAGAAAAACGAATAGATCCCCGTTATAAAGTAGCAAATAAAGAAGCAATGATTGGGATTGTTTTAGCAATCGCCAATTTCGTATGGTGGTATGGTTTTGGATATGGGTTAGGAGAACGAAAAGTAGAAGATTATACGTATATTTTTGGATTACCAGATTGGTTTTTTTATAGTTGTGTAGTTGGTTTTATCGTTTTTTCTTTCATCGTTACAGTGGTGGTGAAATTATTTTTTAAAGAGGTTCCATTCGAAGAAGGAGGCGATAAAAAATGA
- a CDS encoding dUTP diphosphatase — translation MNLERLFDMQKVLDDRIKKEHQLEQTDVYEEKVLALLVELGELANETRCFKYWSQKGPSERAVILEEYVDGLHFILSLGLEKGWTDPMIAVVSTESSITTLFLHMYKCVIHMRKSATKETYNQLCTSFFILGDALGFSQEEVVQAYVDKNEKNHERQNQGY, via the coding sequence ATGAATTTGGAAAGATTGTTCGACATGCAAAAAGTGTTAGATGACCGTATTAAAAAAGAACATCAATTAGAACAAACAGATGTATATGAAGAAAAAGTACTTGCCTTACTAGTCGAATTAGGAGAGTTAGCAAATGAAACACGTTGTTTTAAATATTGGAGTCAAAAAGGACCATCAGAACGCGCTGTTATTTTAGAAGAATATGTAGATGGATTACATTTTATTTTATCTTTAGGTTTAGAGAAAGGGTGGACAGATCCTATGATAGCAGTGGTATCGACAGAAAGTAGTATTACAACGTTATTTTTACATATGTATAAGTGTGTCATTCACATGCGCAAGTCTGCAACAAAAGAAACGTACAATCAGTTATGCACAAGTTTTTTCATACTTGGGGATGCATTAGGGTTTTCGCAAGAAGAAGTAGTACAAGCATATGTGGATAAAAATGAGAAAAATCACGAGCGTCAAAATCAAGGCTATTAA
- the rplT gene encoding 50S ribosomal protein L20, with the protein MARVKGGTVTRRRRKKVLKLAKGYFGSKHTLFKTANQQVMKSLQYAYRDRRQKKRDFRKLWITRINAAARMNGLSYSRLMHGLKLAGVEVNRKMLADLAVHDAQAFTALAEQAKTALNK; encoded by the coding sequence ATGGCAAGAGTAAAAGGCGGAACAGTGACACGTCGTCGTCGTAAAAAAGTTCTAAAATTAGCAAAAGGTTATTTCGGCTCTAAACATACATTATTCAAAACAGCAAATCAACAAGTAATGAAATCATTACAATATGCATACCGCGATCGCCGTCAGAAAAAACGTGACTTCCGTAAATTATGGATTACACGTATTAATGCAGCAGCTCGTATGAACGGTCTTTCTTACAGTCGTTTAATGCACGGTTTAAAACTCGCTGGAGTAGAAGTAAACCGCAAAATGTTAGCTGACTTAGCTGTTCATGATGCACAAGCATTTACTGCACTTGCAGAACAAGCAAAAACAGCATTAAACAAATAA
- the rpmI gene encoding 50S ribosomal protein L35 has protein sequence MPKMKTHRGAAKRFRKTGTGKLKRSHGYTSHLFGNKSQKQKRKLRKAAIVSSGDYKRIRTLLTYKKN, from the coding sequence ATGCCTAAAATGAAAACACACCGCGGTGCAGCAAAACGTTTCCGCAAAACAGGTACTGGAAAATTAAAACGTTCTCACGGCTACACAAGCCATTTATTCGGGAATAAATCCCAAAAACAAAAACGTAAATTACGTAAAGCAGCGATTGTTTCTTCAGGTGACTACAAACGCATTCGCACACTTTTAACTTACAAGAAAAACTAA
- the infC gene encoding translation initiation factor IF-3 produces MFWRWLTISKEQFINESIRARELRVIDTNGEQLGVKTRQEALELASRANLDLVLIAPNAKPPVARIMDYGKYRYEQQKKDKEARKKQKVINVKEVRLSPTIEENDFNTKLRNGRKFLEKGDKVKASIRFRGRAITHSDIGKKVLDRFAEECKDIAVVESKPKMDGRNMFLVLAPKSEKDK; encoded by the coding sequence ATTTTTTGGAGGTGGCTCACGATTAGCAAAGAACAGTTTATCAATGAGAGCATTCGTGCTCGTGAACTTCGTGTCATTGATACGAATGGAGAACAACTTGGTGTCAAAACACGTCAAGAGGCTTTAGAACTTGCAAGTCGAGCAAATTTAGATTTGGTTTTAATTGCACCTAATGCAAAACCGCCTGTTGCTCGTATTATGGATTATGGAAAATATCGATACGAACAACAGAAAAAAGATAAAGAAGCTCGTAAAAAACAAAAAGTTATTAACGTCAAAGAAGTACGATTAAGTCCAACAATCGAAGAAAATGATTTCAATACGAAATTACGTAATGGTCGCAAGTTTTTAGAAAAAGGCGACAAAGTAAAAGCTTCGATTCGTTTCCGTGGACGTGCGATTACGCATTCTGATATCGGTAAAAAAGTGTTAGATCGTTTTGCTGAAGAATGTAAAGATATCGCAGTCGTAGAATCAAAACCAAAAATGGACGGACGTAACATGTTTTTAGTTTTAGCACCAAAATCAGAAAAGGATAAGTAA
- the thrS gene encoding threonine--tRNA ligase: protein MVRITFPDGNVKEFENGITTEVIAQSISPGLKKKALAGKLNGQLIDLKREIEVDGSLEIVTPDHEDALEIIRHSTAHLMAQAIKRVFKDEKIQLGVGPVIENGFYYDIDMERAITPEDLPKIEKEMKRIVEANIEVSRREVSRNEALEMYKKLDDELKVELISAIPEDETITIYNQGEFFDLCRGPHVPSTGKLKVFKLMSIAGAYWRGDSNNKMLQRIYGTAFSTNEELKEHLRLLEEAKERDHRKLGKELGLFTISQKVGQGLPIWLPKGATIRRIVERYIVDLETRLGYNHVYTPHLGSVELYKTSGHWDHYQEDMYPPIDIDNEQLVLRPMNCPHHMMVYKNKLHSYRELPIRIAELGTMHRYEMSGALAGLQRVRAMTLNDAHIFVRPDQIQEEFTKVVTLIQRVYKDFDINNYYFRLSYRDPEDKTKYFDNDEMWEKAQSMLKQAMDDLGAEYVEAEGEAAFYGPKLDVQVRTALGKDETLSTVQLDFLLPERFELSYIGEDGKEHRPVVIHRGVVSTMERFVAFLIEEYKGAFPTWLAPIQAQIIPVSSVHHDFTDQLKERLLDEGFRVEVDDRDEKLGYKIREAQMQKIPYMLVVGDKEVENNAVNVRKYGEKQSETISIDAFIARLHEQVKSHQ from the coding sequence ATGGTACGCATTACCTTTCCAGATGGAAACGTGAAAGAATTTGAAAACGGCATTACAACAGAAGTGATTGCGCAATCGATTAGTCCAGGATTAAAGAAAAAAGCACTTGCCGGGAAATTAAATGGACAATTAATTGATTTAAAACGAGAAATTGAAGTGGATGGATCACTTGAAATTGTGACTCCTGATCATGAAGATGCACTTGAAATTATTCGTCATTCTACTGCCCACTTAATGGCACAAGCGATTAAACGCGTGTTTAAAGATGAAAAAATTCAATTGGGCGTAGGTCCAGTAATCGAAAATGGTTTTTATTATGATATTGACATGGAACGAGCGATTACACCGGAAGATCTTCCAAAAATCGAAAAAGAAATGAAAAGAATTGTAGAAGCTAATATCGAAGTGTCTCGTCGCGAAGTGTCTCGCAATGAAGCGTTAGAAATGTACAAAAAGTTAGACGACGAATTGAAAGTAGAGCTTATTAGTGCTATTCCAGAAGATGAAACTATTACAATTTACAATCAAGGGGAGTTTTTTGACCTTTGTCGCGGTCCACATGTTCCATCTACAGGAAAATTAAAAGTATTTAAATTAATGAGTATTGCAGGAGCGTATTGGCGCGGGGATAGCAATAATAAAATGTTACAACGTATTTACGGTACAGCATTTAGTACGAACGAAGAATTAAAAGAACATTTACGTTTACTAGAAGAAGCAAAAGAACGTGACCACCGTAAACTGGGAAAAGAATTAGGGTTGTTTACGATTTCTCAAAAAGTTGGACAAGGTTTACCGATTTGGTTACCAAAAGGAGCGACCATTCGTCGTATTGTAGAACGATATATTGTTGATCTAGAAACACGTTTAGGATATAATCACGTCTATACGCCGCATTTAGGTAGCGTCGAATTATATAAAACAAGTGGTCACTGGGATCATTACCAAGAGGATATGTATCCACCGATCGATATCGATAATGAACAATTGGTTCTTCGCCCGATGAACTGTCCACACCACATGATGGTATATAAAAATAAATTGCATAGCTATCGTGAATTACCGATTCGTATTGCGGAACTTGGTACGATGCACCGCTATGAAATGAGCGGAGCACTTGCAGGGCTTCAACGTGTTCGTGCAATGACATTAAATGATGCACATATTTTCGTTCGCCCTGATCAAATCCAAGAGGAATTTACAAAAGTTGTCACATTAATTCAACGCGTATACAAAGACTTTGATATTAACAATTATTATTTCCGTTTATCTTATCGTGATCCAGAAGATAAAACAAAATATTTTGATAACGATGAGATGTGGGAAAAAGCACAATCGATGTTAAAACAAGCAATGGATGATTTAGGTGCGGAATATGTAGAAGCAGAAGGAGAAGCTGCTTTCTATGGGCCGAAATTAGACGTTCAAGTGCGCACTGCTTTAGGAAAAGATGAAACATTATCTACTGTTCAATTAGATTTCTTATTACCAGAACGATTTGAATTATCGTACATTGGAGAAGATGGAAAAGAACATCGTCCAGTCGTAATCCACCGTGGGGTTGTTTCTACAATGGAACGTTTTGTTGCGTTCTTAATTGAAGAATATAAAGGTGCATTCCCAACTTGGTTAGCGCCAATTCAAGCACAAATTATCCCTGTTTCTTCCGTGCATCATGACTTTACAGATCAATTAAAAGAACGTCTGTTAGATGAAGGATTCCGTGTAGAAGTGGATGATCGGGATGAAAAACTAGGATATAAAATTCGCGAAGCACAAATGCAAAAAATTCCGTATATGCTTGTTGTCGGTGACAAAGAAGTAGAAAATAATGCGGTTAATGTGCGTAAATACGGAGAAAAACAATCAGAAACTATTTCGATTGATGCATTTATTGCTCGTTTACATGAACAAGTAAAAAGTCATCAATAA
- the ytxC gene encoding sporulation protein YtxC → MVSIDLKDETEALYFFSYMKKILAEQKMDGQVHVTVSDAFVNICKQAECIPTIFIKKSISRALAHYVLRFYEQSFTMELLQKKFHYYDKEEINEIIFMMNELVNGERENIPNQPKDIRKKLLEEDFFILLQETSFFDITSFFRFRLKRYKALLCSFLEIAIDEYKMEQEYQNLIEEWRRYVQTKTSWIHTIYLSYHKKECHLFVHPEEKQTLGENMSWIDKRLFQYIELQHTPPILASLLSLAPKKIMIYTKERDALFIQTIQNIFQESVSFYQDDSFIKENVIMLDFLTINAYN, encoded by the coding sequence ATGGTTTCGATTGATTTAAAGGATGAAACGGAGGCCCTTTATTTCTTTTCATACATGAAGAAGATATTAGCGGAACAAAAAATGGATGGACAAGTCCATGTCACCGTTTCTGATGCATTTGTAAACATATGCAAACAAGCAGAATGTATTCCAACTATTTTTATTAAAAAATCTATTTCAAGAGCTTTAGCGCATTACGTACTTCGTTTTTATGAACAGTCATTTACGATGGAACTTTTACAAAAAAAGTTCCATTATTATGACAAAGAGGAAATCAATGAAATTATTTTTATGATGAATGAATTAGTAAATGGGGAAAGGGAAAATATTCCTAATCAACCGAAAGATATTCGCAAGAAACTATTAGAAGAAGATTTTTTTATTCTACTTCAGGAAACGTCTTTTTTTGATATTACGTCATTTTTCCGTTTTCGATTAAAAAGGTATAAAGCATTGCTCTGTTCTTTTCTCGAAATCGCAATCGATGAATATAAAATGGAGCAAGAATATCAAAATTTAATCGAAGAATGGAGAAGGTATGTTCAAACAAAAACATCATGGATACATACTATTTATCTTTCCTACCATAAAAAAGAATGTCATTTGTTTGTTCACCCGGAAGAAAAGCAAACATTAGGGGAAAACATGAGTTGGATAGATAAACGGTTATTTCAATATATAGAGTTGCAACATACACCACCAATTTTAGCTAGTTTATTATCGTTAGCTCCTAAAAAGATTATGATTTATACGAAAGAAAGAGATGCGTTATTTATCCAAACGATTCAAAATATTTTTCAAGAGTCTGTCTCTTTTTATCAGGACGATTCTTTCATAAAAGAAAATGTGATAATGCTTGATTTTTTAACGATTAATGCCTATAATTAG
- the mqnC gene encoding cyclic dehypoxanthinyl futalosine synthase: MAIDDILKRVLDGERINEQDVIQLYESDEVEKMGEVANEVMKRFHPEPITTFVIGRNINYTNVCDTYCRFCAFYRAPGSEEGYVLDNETIFQKIQETVDIGGTEILMQGGTNPNLPFSYYTDLLREIKKRFDITMHSFSPAEVWKMVEVSGLSLEEVLKQLHEAGLDSLPGGGAEILDERTRNKISRIKTSWQDWIACMKTAKKVGMHGTATMVIGFGESYEERALHLKRIRDAQDEAEPFLAFIPWTFQPENTNMSDVEKQTPRDYLKTLAISRMYLDNIPNFQSSWVTMGPEIGKLSLSYGCNDFGSTMIEENVVSAAGATHKVNTNLILQLIREAGKIPAQRDTKYNILHTFEEKEMANKDFTMQN; encoded by the coding sequence ATGGCAATTGATGATATTCTAAAACGTGTATTAGACGGTGAACGAATAAACGAGCAAGACGTTATTCAATTATATGAAAGTGATGAAGTAGAAAAAATGGGAGAAGTGGCGAACGAAGTGATGAAACGCTTTCACCCAGAACCCATTACAACCTTTGTCATCGGTCGGAATATTAACTATACGAACGTATGTGATACGTATTGTCGTTTTTGTGCTTTTTACCGGGCACCTGGTAGCGAGGAAGGATATGTATTAGATAACGAAACCATTTTTCAAAAAATCCAAGAAACTGTTGATATTGGTGGTACTGAAATTTTAATGCAAGGTGGGACAAATCCAAACTTACCATTTAGCTACTATACGGATTTACTTCGTGAAATAAAAAAACGGTTTGACATAACGATGCATTCTTTTTCACCAGCAGAAGTGTGGAAAATGGTTGAAGTAAGCGGGCTTTCCCTTGAAGAAGTATTAAAACAATTGCATGAAGCAGGTTTAGACTCGTTGCCAGGTGGAGGAGCCGAAATTTTAGATGAACGGACTAGAAATAAAATTAGCCGTATAAAAACATCTTGGCAAGACTGGATTGCATGTATGAAAACAGCGAAAAAGGTAGGCATGCACGGAACCGCAACAATGGTTATCGGTTTTGGAGAGTCGTACGAAGAAAGAGCCTTACACTTAAAAAGAATTCGCGATGCACAAGATGAAGCAGAACCATTTTTAGCATTTATTCCGTGGACATTCCAACCGGAAAACACAAATATGAGTGATGTAGAAAAGCAAACACCACGTGATTACTTGAAAACATTAGCTATTTCTCGGATGTATTTAGATAATATTCCGAACTTCCAATCTTCTTGGGTAACAATGGGACCTGAAATCGGAAAGTTGTCTTTGTCTTATGGATGTAATGATTTTGGCAGTACGATGATTGAAGAAAATGTCGTATCAGCAGCGGGTGCTACACATAAAGTAAATACAAATTTAATTTTACAGTTAATTCGGGAAGCAGGAAAAATCCCTGCACAGCGCGATACGAAATATAACATTTTACACACTTTTGAAGAGAAAGAAATGGCCAATAAAGATTTTACGATGCAAAATTAA
- the dnaI gene encoding primosomal protein DnaI has translation MEPIQNALKHFMNNEEFRKRYEEQKRQILSYRPIQDFLEKHPEINREKVGRSLSKLLEYKMEKEHCEQCPGLDNCPNLMQGYTPNLISHHQMMHISYEKCSLKVRYDEIVRRDQLIQSLFIPKEICKASFKNMDLNDPHRSEAIMKALDFVDRYEKGEPIKGLYFYGKFGVGKTYLLGALANELAVKKNISSLIVYAPEFFREMKQSIKDNSLQEKINVVKEAPILMLDDIGAESMSSWIRDDVLGVILQYRMMEKLPTIYTSNKTLKELEEHFKVSMQGDFEELKAKRIMERIRHLTTPVYIGGDNRRIYK, from the coding sequence ATGGAACCAATCCAAAATGCGTTGAAGCATTTTATGAATAACGAAGAGTTTCGTAAACGGTATGAAGAACAAAAGCGACAAATTTTATCGTACCGGCCAATTCAAGATTTTCTAGAAAAACATCCAGAGATTAATCGCGAAAAAGTAGGGCGTAGTTTATCGAAGTTACTTGAGTATAAAATGGAAAAAGAACATTGCGAACAATGTCCAGGGTTGGATAACTGTCCTAATTTAATGCAAGGTTATACACCTAATCTCATTTCTCATCATCAAATGATGCATATATCATATGAGAAATGTTCATTAAAAGTACGATACGATGAAATTGTTCGTCGTGATCAGCTTATTCAAAGTTTATTTATACCAAAAGAAATTTGTAAAGCTTCGTTCAAAAATATGGATTTGAATGACCCGCATCGTTCGGAAGCTATTATGAAGGCATTGGATTTTGTCGATCGATATGAAAAAGGGGAGCCTATTAAAGGTCTTTATTTTTATGGGAAATTTGGGGTTGGAAAAACGTATTTACTCGGTGCGTTAGCGAATGAATTAGCAGTCAAAAAAAATATATCCTCGCTTATCGTGTATGCACCGGAGTTTTTTAGAGAAATGAAACAATCGATAAAAGATAATTCATTACAAGAAAAAATTAACGTCGTAAAAGAAGCACCGATTTTAATGTTAGATGACATCGGGGCAGAATCGATGTCCAGTTGGATTCGGGACGATGTGCTTGGAGTTATTTTGCAGTATCGTATGATGGAAAAATTACCAACCATTTATACATCGAATAAAACATTAAAGGAATTAGAAGAACATTTTAAAGTAAGTATGCAAGGAGATTTTGAAGAATTAAAAGCAAAGCGGATTATGGAACGGATTCGCCACTTAACAACACCGGTATATATCGGAGGAGATAACCGACGCATTTATAAATAG
- a CDS encoding replication initiation and membrane attachment family protein, with product MTTSWKHLLPTDTFIVKVNGILHEFDKKVLTLLYQPIIGASAYSLYMTLWGMLNVKSYVTKPHSHHYLMLMSSQTLPDIYHDRLKLEGLGLLHVYQKKDEEKRVFIYELCPPLSPQAFFKEEWLAAYLFNRLGKTQFQMIKRQFQMHKIPKDGYEDITKSFPEVFTNVMESELVLSDDTKAIMEDERYELVDRVEPGVEYEEESFFHLDLCLEMIPDVIVPKEWLTEEIRDSIWKLATIYHLNEQQMSEMIQQVCLHQESFPIDLLRTEIAAWYQINIQEKLPFLTLRHQPENLKEMKKEEVVTQKQKIVHQFETLSPYDVLRSYANGGKPALVDLKLIETIMFEQKLTPGVVNVLIDYVLKTNDGKLPGPLVTKIAAHWSRKKIKTVQEAIDFAQQEHNKSKKWQKNSNMPSVKKGRKVEKMGDWMSEKDTEVDEETWKQQKQLLEERIKNL from the coding sequence ATGACTACTTCTTGGAAGCACTTATTACCGACAGATACGTTTATTGTAAAGGTGAATGGAATTTTACATGAATTTGACAAGAAAGTTTTAACGTTATTATATCAACCGATTATTGGGGCTTCTGCTTACAGTTTATATATGACGTTATGGGGAATGTTAAATGTAAAAAGTTACGTAACGAAACCGCACAGCCATCATTATTTAATGTTGATGTCATCTCAAACATTACCGGATATTTATCATGATAGGTTAAAATTAGAAGGATTAGGGTTGCTTCATGTCTATCAAAAAAAAGATGAGGAAAAGCGAGTTTTTATTTACGAGTTATGCCCACCTTTATCCCCACAGGCATTTTTTAAAGAAGAGTGGTTAGCTGCTTATTTGTTTAATCGATTAGGGAAAACGCAATTTCAAATGATAAAAAGACAATTTCAAATGCATAAAATTCCAAAAGACGGATATGAGGATATTACAAAAAGTTTTCCAGAAGTGTTTACGAATGTGATGGAGTCCGAATTGGTGTTATCGGATGATACGAAAGCGATTATGGAAGATGAACGATATGAATTGGTTGACCGCGTCGAACCTGGTGTGGAATATGAAGAAGAGTCATTTTTCCATTTAGATTTATGTTTAGAGATGATTCCCGACGTGATTGTACCAAAAGAATGGTTAACTGAAGAAATAAGAGATAGTATTTGGAAATTAGCGACAATTTATCACCTGAATGAACAACAAATGAGTGAAATGATTCAACAAGTTTGTTTACATCAAGAATCATTTCCAATCGACCTTTTACGGACGGAAATCGCCGCATGGTATCAAATTAATATTCAAGAAAAGTTACCATTTTTAACATTACGACATCAACCAGAAAACTTAAAAGAAATGAAAAAAGAGGAAGTAGTAACACAAAAACAAAAAATCGTACATCAATTTGAAACATTATCTCCTTATGATGTGTTACGTTCCTATGCAAATGGTGGGAAACCAGCACTTGTAGATTTGAAACTAATAGAAACCATTATGTTTGAACAAAAGTTAACACCAGGAGTTGTCAATGTCTTAATTGATTATGTTTTGAAAACAAATGATGGGAAATTACCGGGTCCTTTAGTAACAAAAATTGCCGCACACTGGTCACGGAAAAAAATTAAAACAGTGCAAGAAGCAATTGATTTTGCACAACAAGAACATAACAAGTCAAAGAAATGGCAAAAAAATTCCAATATGCCATCTGTGAAAAAGGGACGGAAAGTGGAAAAAATGGGCGATTGGATGTCTGAAAAAGATACAGAAGTAGACGAGGAAACTTGGAAACAGCAAAAACAACTTTTAGAAGAAAGAATTAAAAATCTTTAG
- the nrdR gene encoding transcriptional regulator NrdR, whose protein sequence is MRCPNCNHNGTRVLDSRPIHDGRSIRRRRECESCLYRFTTFETIEEMPLIVIKKEGIREEFSREKILRGLVRACEKRPVSLEQLDNIVEEVEQKIRAQGLSEVNSQDIGEMVMDKLAEVDEVAYVRFASVYRQFKDINVFIQELKELIKKGKA, encoded by the coding sequence ATGCGTTGTCCAAATTGTAATCATAACGGTACCCGTGTGCTAGATTCTAGACCCATCCATGACGGACGTTCGATTAGAAGACGTCGTGAATGCGAATCGTGTTTGTATCGTTTTACTACATTTGAAACGATAGAAGAAATGCCACTCATTGTCATTAAAAAAGAAGGGATTCGCGAAGAATTTAGCCGTGAAAAAATTTTACGCGGGTTAGTTCGAGCTTGTGAAAAGCGACCTGTTTCTTTAGAACAGTTAGATAATATTGTAGAAGAAGTAGAGCAAAAAATTCGTGCCCAAGGATTATCAGAAGTGAACAGTCAAGATATCGGTGAGATGGTAATGGATAAATTAGCAGAGGTGGATGAAGTAGCTTATGTACGATTTGCTTCTGTATATCGCCAATTCAAAGATATTAATGTGTTTATTCAAGAATTAAAAGAACTAATTAAAAAAGGAAAAGCATAA
- the speD gene encoding adenosylmethionine decarboxylase, whose translation MDTMGRHVIAELWGCDFDKINDMDFIERTFVEAALKAGAEIREVAFHKFAPHGVSGVVIISESHLTIHSFPEHGYASIDVYTCGDRIDPNVAAEYIAEALGSTKREHLEVPRGMGPIRIQKAPVTAL comes from the coding sequence ATGGATACTATGGGACGCCACGTTATTGCAGAACTATGGGGTTGTGACTTTGACAAAATCAATGATATGGACTTTATTGAACGAACTTTTGTGGAAGCTGCATTAAAAGCAGGGGCTGAAATTCGGGAAGTTGCTTTTCATAAATTTGCTCCTCATGGTGTAAGCGGAGTGGTGATTATTTCTGAATCACATTTAACGATTCATAGTTTTCCAGAGCATGGATATGCAAGTATAGACGTTTACACGTGTGGTGACCGAATTGATCCTAATGTTGCTGCGGAATATATTGCTGAAGCACTAGGTTCAACAAAGCGTGAACATCTAGAGGTGCCAAGAGGCATGGGGCCAATTCGTATTCAAAAGGCACCAGTAACAGCTCTTTAA